The Desulfobulbaceae bacterium genome has a segment encoding these proteins:
- a CDS encoding glucose-1-phosphate adenylyltransferase, with the protein MNLKPKVLAMVLAGGRVDELNVLTYYRPKSAVPFGGFARVIDFPLSNLMQSGLERVAILSQFRSFSLINHIGSGAAWDMIGRYRGISILPPSTGHASSNWYRGSADSVYQNFDFIKYHAPEVVVILSGDHVYNMDYQEMIRYHRDKDADLTIACLEVPIEKAHRFGVASIDSEDGQIGGRIVQYKEKPEKPTSNWASMTIFCFKPEVLYRTLESNIREDTSFEFGRDIIPRVMAEQRKVYGFKFYDYWGYTRTIEEFWQTNMDLLGSEPKIDLKRRGIRTNLEHRGIRDFQPLKLGSQAQVQDSLIYNGCVIDGTVERSILFPGVHVKKGAVVRDSVLFFNNVVGENAVLDKVVSDVNTVVGEAVRVGESGPIHDRQATVVGWNNHVPSGAVIGSNCTIYPELPPEKFNRDIQSGEIIR; encoded by the coding sequence ATGAATCTCAAACCGAAAGTTCTAGCTATGGTCTTGGCCGGTGGTCGGGTCGATGAACTTAACGTTCTCACCTATTATCGACCTAAATCTGCAGTTCCTTTTGGCGGTTTTGCCAGGGTTATAGATTTTCCCTTGAGCAACCTGATGCAGTCGGGACTTGAACGGGTTGCTATTCTCAGTCAGTTCAGAAGTTTTTCCTTGATTAACCACATCGGCAGCGGCGCCGCCTGGGATATGATTGGCAGGTATCGCGGCATATCTATTCTGCCTCCTTCAACAGGGCATGCCAGTTCAAACTGGTATCGCGGTTCTGCGGATTCTGTGTATCAAAATTTCGATTTTATCAAGTATCATGCCCCGGAGGTGGTTGTTATTCTTTCTGGTGACCATGTCTATAATATGGACTACCAGGAGATGATCCGATATCACAGGGATAAAGATGCTGATCTGACCATTGCCTGCCTGGAAGTGCCAATCGAAAAGGCGCATCGATTCGGGGTTGCAAGTATTGACAGTGAAGACGGCCAGATTGGCGGACGCATTGTTCAGTATAAGGAGAAACCTGAAAAACCTACTTCCAACTGGGCCTCGATGACTATATTTTGTTTTAAGCCTGAGGTGTTGTATCGAACTCTGGAGAGCAATATCCGAGAGGATACCTCTTTTGAGTTTGGCCGTGATATTATTCCACGGGTGATGGCTGAGCAGAGAAAGGTGTATGGCTTTAAATTCTATGATTATTGGGGGTACACTAGAACTATCGAAGAGTTCTGGCAGACGAATATGGATCTGTTGGGGAGTGAGCCTAAAATTGATCTGAAGCGCCGGGGAATCCGCACAAATCTTGAACATAGAGGGATTCGTGATTTTCAACCGCTTAAGCTTGGCAGCCAGGCTCAGGTGCAGGATAGTTTGATTTATAATGGCTGTGTTATTGACGGTACAGTGGAACGATCGATTTTATTCCCCGGCGTGCATGTGAAAAAGGGTGCTGTTGTTCGTGACTCGGTTTTGTTTTTTAACAATGTCGTGGGTGAAAACGCGGTGCTTGATAAAGTCGTTAGTGATGTTAATACTGTGGTCGGTGAAGCAGTGAGAGTTGGAGAGAGTGGGCCGATTCACGATCGGCAGGCAACGGTCGTGGGATGGAACAACCATGTGCCGTCTGGTGCTGTTATTGGCAGCAACTGTACGATATACCCGGAACTGCCCCCCGAGAAGTTCAATCGAGATATTCAGAGCGGAGAGATAATTCGATGA